A genomic region of Mus musculus strain C57BL/6J chromosome 7, GRCm38.p6 C57BL/6J contains the following coding sequences:
- the Olfr656 gene encoding olfactory receptor 656, which yields MSNTISQTMESPNHTDLDPSIFFLLGIPGLEQFHMWLSLPVCCLGTATIVGNITILVVVATEPTLHRPVYLFLCMLSTIDLAASFSTVPKLLAILWCGAGHISASACLTQMFFIHAFCMMESTVLLAMAFDRYVAICHPLRYSTILTDTIIARIGVVAMMRGSLLMLPCPFLIGRLSFCQSHVIPHTYCEHMAVVKLACGDTRPNRVYGLTAALLVIGVDLFCIGLSYALIAQAVFRLSSQEARSKALGTCGSHVCVILISYTPALFSFFTHRFGHHVPLHIHILLANVYLLFPPALNPVVYGVKTREIRERVAKVFQWGQGTRLKISK from the coding sequence ATGTCCAACACCATAAGCCAGACCATGGAGTCTCCTAATCACACGGACTTGGATCCTTCTATCTTCTTCCTCTTGGGCATCCCAGGTCTAGAGCAATTCCATATGTGGCTCTCACTTCCAGTGTGCTGTCTGGGCACTGCCACAATCGTGGGCAATATAACCATCCTGGTCGTTGTTGCCACTGAGCCAACCTTGCACAGACCTGTCTACCTCTTCCTGTGCATGCTCTCAACCATTGATTTGGCTGCCTCCTTCTCCACAGTACCAAAGCTACTGGCTATTCTCTGGTGTGGAGCTGGGCatatctctgcctctgcctgcctgacACAGATGTTTTTCATTCATGCCTTTTGCATGATGGAGTCCACAGTGCTGTTGGCCATGGCCTTTGATCGCTATGTGGCTATCTGCCATCCACTCCGCTACTCTACCATCCTCACTGACACCATCATTGCTCGTATTGGGGTAGTAGCTATGATGAGAGGCTCCCTACTCATGCTTCCATGTCCCTTCCTCATTGGTCGTCTGAGCTTCTGCCAAAGCCACGTGATTCCACACACATACTGTGAGCATATGGCTGTGGTGAAGCTGGCCTGTGGAGACACCAGACCTAATCGTGTGTATGGGCTGACAGCCGCACTGTTGGTCATTGGAGTTGATTTATTCTGCATTGGTCTTTCCTATGCCCTCATTGCTCAAGCTGTTTTTCGACTCTCATCCCAGGAAGCCCGGTCCAAAGCCTTAGGTACCTGTGGCTCCCATGTCTGTGTCATCCTTATCTCTTACACACCAGCCCTCTTCTCCTTTTTCACACACCGCTTTGGCCACCATGTCCCACTCCACATTCATATTCTTTTGGCTAATGTCTATCTGCTTTTCCCACCGGCTCTTAACCCTGTGGTATATGGAGTCAAGACTAGGGAGATTCGTGAAAGGGTTGCCAAGGTGTTTCAGTGGGGACAGGGAACAAGGCTCAAGATATCTAAGTAA